The region TTCCACAAAAAAGGAATACGTACAGAGCTGAAAAAATTAGAAATACCCTTTTCAAACGGATTTGCATGGGCAATTTGTTTTGTCAATTTTTTTAAAGAAAGAGACTCATTCATATAGATTCGACTAGCCCTTACAAAAGAATTTTTCTTTGCAAATTTAATATGATCCTGAACGAAAAATGAATGTAAAATAAGATCTCCGTCTATTTGAATAATATAGTCACCCGAAGCCCGGGCTATGGCTTTGTTTCTTATTTTAGCTAATTCAAAGCCGTTGTCTTCATGCCATATGTGATGAATAGGGATTGTAGAACTGTTTTGATATTTTTGAATAATTTCTAAGGTAGAAGAAGTAGAGCCGTCATCCGCAATTAATATTTCATCCGGAAATATGGTCTGAAGCATTATACTTTTTAAACATAAATCTAAAGCTTCTGGCCAATTGTAAGTCGATAAAATTAAGGATGTTTTCACTAAAATTTGTTTTTATGATCTGTTAAATACTTATCAATTCTTCTTTATTATCTTATCGAATACCAAATAAAAAATATGTTTTGTTTATAGGATGAAAAAAATAAAAAAGGTTGCGTTATTTTCATATATTTATTATAAACATCTAAAAGCATTTATTTATTGCCAAAATAGTGAAATTTCCAAAAGGTTTTATGATTTTTACTTTTTTTGTAATATATAGTTTTATTGCTATATGTTTTGAATTTTAAGTTTAAATTAATAAAAAAAACATTAATTCAAATATTTTTCTTTAAAAAAACGAGTAATTTGTTGTAGTTTTTTTATATAATCGATCCGGATATACAGATCTTATTATGATAGTAAAATATATTTTGAATAGCAATGTATTTAAATCTAAAAAATGAATTAATACAATTAGTTAATTGAGAAACTTTTGATAATTACCATAAATGTATTAAAATTGTAATTGTTTTGCCACGTAGAAAATAGTAATAAATGGAGAGAAAAGTCCTTATTGATCTTGAAAGACTTCGTTATCCCAGGTCAGGAATCGCAACTGTTTTTAGGAACCTTGCGAGAGGGCTTAAGGAATGTACTACTGATTTAGAAATTGATATTTTTGGACCAGAAGAAGAAATATTGAGAAATAAATTTGGTTTTAAGGTAATTCCACGAAAGATTTGGCATAAGTTTTTAAGTCGCTTTAACCGCCAATATCAGATCGTGCATGTAAGTCATCAATTCTCATCTTATTTTCAGAAAAATCACAATTCAGGGGTTAAAATAGTGACACTTCATGACTTGAATTTCTTACATGAAGATTTTGATGAAAAAAGAAAAAGAAAGTATATTAACAAAGTTAATAATAATCTTCGATATGCCGATTATATAGTTTGTATATCGAATTTTGTGAAGAATGATTTTGTACAAAATCAACAACTTTTTGATTTGAGAAAGTTGAAAGGAGTTACTACTATCTATAACGGCTTGGCATTTCCCGATAAAAACAGTACATATTTAATTGATTACAATTCACGTTTCTCAATATTACTTGGTAAAAAATATATTATTAATATAGGTGTTTTATTTCCAAAAAAGAATCAGTTGGCAATTATTCGGATGCTTGAATATATTGATATCGATTTGGTTCTGGTTGTATCTGATGCTAAACAGGATTATGAGGCTAAGATTAATAATGAAATTAAGAGACTTAAGCTAGAGGATAGGGTGCATATTTTTAGAAATGTAACAGAAGAAGAAAAAAATATCCTTATTGAGAATTGTGCAGGCTTGTGTCAGCCTTCTCTTGCCGAAGGATTTGGTATTCCTCCTATTGAAGCTATGTATTTTGGTAAACCTGTTTTTCTTTCAAAACTAACATGTCTCCCTGAAGTTGGAGGGGAGCATGCTTTCTATTTTGATGATTTCAATGCAAAAAATATGGCTAAAATTATAGAGTTAGGATTAGAAAAATATAAAACCCAGCCAGATTTGCAACAGCAAATCATTGACTGGGCTTTACAGTTTGATTATAAGATTACAGCCCGAAAATACCTTGATTTGTATCAGGAGCTATTGAATTAAAACTCTAAAATTGTTTTTTCAATAATTTTCACACAGTCAAGTAATTGTTCTTCAGTAATTACTAATGGTGGTGCCAGGCGGATTATATTACCATGAGTTGGTTTTGCTAATAATCCGTTTTCTTTAAGAGCTAAACATAAATTCCATGCTGTAGAACTGTCCGGTGTGTCATTGATAAGAATAGCATTTAATAATCCTTTTCCTCTTACTTTAGTAATCAGGTCTGTTTTTTCTATTAGTTTTTCAATTTCACTTCTGAATAGGTTTCCTAATTTTTCAGCTCTTTCGGATAATTTCTCATCTTGTACAACATCTAAAGCTGCCATTGCTACAGCACATGCCAGTGGGTTTCCTCCAAAAGTGGATCCGTGTTGTCCGGGCTTGATAACATCCATTATATTATTGTTTGCTAAAACAGCAGATACAGGATACATACCTCCGGATAAAGCTTTGCCCAGAATAAGAATATCTGGTTGAACATCTTCATGGTGACATGCTATTAATTTACCCGTTCTGGCAATCCCTGTTTGTACTTCATCCGCTATGAAAAGAACATTGTGTTTTTTACATAATTCGGAAGACTGCTTCAGGAATCCCTCATTAGGAACATATACACCAGCCTCACCCTGAATAGGCTCAACAAGAAAAGCTGCAATATTTCCTGCTTCTTTGCTTAGAACTTCTTCTAATGCAGCAATGTCGTTATAAGGAATACGAATAAAACCAGGGGTAAAAGGCCCGTAGTTTTGATTTGCATCCGGATCATTGGAAAACGATACAATAGTTGTTGTTCTTCCGTGGAAGTTATTTTCACATACAATGATTTTTGCTGCATTCTCAGCAATCCCTTTTACTTCATAGCTCCATTTCCTTGCTAGTTTTACCGCTGTTTCAACAGCTTCTGCTCCGGAATTCATTGGTAAAACTTTGTCGAAACCTAAAAGAGATGTTATCTTTTGTTCGTACTCTCCTAGTTTTGAGTTATAAAAGGCTCTTGAAGTTAATGCCAATTTACTTGCCTGCTCAACAAGTGCTTCTACAATTTTAGGATGAGAGTGTCCTTGGTTAACAGCAGAATATGCAGAAAGAAAATCATAGTATTTTTTGCCTTCTACATCCCATACGAATACACCTTCTCCTCTGTCTAATACCACAGGTAATGGGTGGTAATTGTGTGCTCCGTGTTTCTCTTCAAGTTCAATGAAATATTCCGAATTTTTAGTTTCTGACATAATATTTAAAGTTTGAGTGACGAATTTACGGTTTCTATTTCGCCTTCACAAATTCGGGTTTTATGGTATAAAATGCATGATTATTTGGTGAATCATGCAGATTTTGTATTTAATTCTGATGTAAATAAAAATGGCAGGAACTAATTCCTGCCATTCTTTATTTTATACGCATATATCACTTTAGAAGTGATTTTCATAATTTTTATCCATTACAAAACTCTCCATGAACTTTGTTGTGTAATTTCCGGCAATGAAATCTTCATTGTCCAGAAGTTGTCTGTGGAACGGAATAGTAGTTTTTACTCCTTCAATATAAAACTCCTCTAAGGCTCTTTTCATTTTTGCAATAGCTTCTTCACGTGTTTGTGCAGTTGTAATAAGCTTAGCAATCATAGAGTCATAGTTTGGTGGAATGGCATATCCGGAATAAACATGGGTATCTACTCTTACACCGTGCCCGCCAGGAATATTTAATCCTTTGATAACACCTGGAGAAGGGCGGAAATCTGTATATGGATCCTCTGCATTAATTCTACACTCTATAGCATGAAGCTTAGGGTAGTGATTGATGCCGGAAATTGGAGTTCCTGCAGCTAATAAGATTTGCTCTCTGATAAGATCATAATCAATTACCTGCTCAGTAATAGGGTGCTCTACCTGAATACGTGTATTCATTTCCATAAAGTAGAAATTTCTGTGCTTATCTACAAGGAATTCAATCGTACCAACGCCTTCATATCCAATGTATTCTGCTGCTTTAACAGCTGCATTACCCATTTCTTCACGAAGCTCCGGAGTCATAAAAGGAGATGGAGTCTCCTCAATCAGTTTCTGATTTCTTCTCTGGATAGAACAGTCTCTTTCAGAAAGGTGACATGCTCTTCCATTTTGATCTCCCGCAACCTGAATTTCAATATGGCGAGGCTCTTCAATAAGTTTTTCCATATACATACCTCCGTTTCCGAAAGCAGCTACAGCTTCTTGAATTGCAGAATCCCAATGATCTTTAAGATCCTCTTCTTTCCATACAGCGCGCATCCCTTTACCACCACCACCTGCAGTAGCTTTGATCATTACCGGATAACCAATTTCTTTAGCAATCTTTACAGCATGCTCATAAGAATCGATAAGTCCATCAGA is a window of Elizabethkingia anophelis R26 DNA encoding:
- a CDS encoding glycosyltransferase family 2 protein gives rise to the protein MKTSLILSTYNWPEALDLCLKSIMLQTIFPDEILIADDGSTSSTLEIIQKYQNSSTIPIHHIWHEDNGFELAKIRNKAIARASGDYIIQIDGDLILHSFFVQDHIKFAKKNSFVRASRIYMNESLSLKKLTKQIAHANPFEKGISNFFSSVRIPFLWKYFETNYKMQGDERWEIHGCNMAYWKEDAIAINGYNEDFKGWGPEDKEFVARLLNSGKEKRFLKLGGIIFHIHHAINKKENLKRNEEIFEYAKKNNVIYCKNGINQYL
- a CDS encoding glycosyltransferase family 4 protein; this translates as MERKVLIDLERLRYPRSGIATVFRNLARGLKECTTDLEIDIFGPEEEILRNKFGFKVIPRKIWHKFLSRFNRQYQIVHVSHQFSSYFQKNHNSGVKIVTLHDLNFLHEDFDEKRKRKYINKVNNNLRYADYIVCISNFVKNDFVQNQQLFDLRKLKGVTTIYNGLAFPDKNSTYLIDYNSRFSILLGKKYIINIGVLFPKKNQLAIIRMLEYIDIDLVLVVSDAKQDYEAKINNEIKRLKLEDRVHIFRNVTEEEKNILIENCAGLCQPSLAEGFGIPPIEAMYFGKPVFLSKLTCLPEVGGEHAFYFDDFNAKNMAKIIELGLEKYKTQPDLQQQIIDWALQFDYKITARKYLDLYQELLN
- the rocD gene encoding ornithine--oxo-acid transaminase encodes the protein MSETKNSEYFIELEEKHGAHNYHPLPVVLDRGEGVFVWDVEGKKYYDFLSAYSAVNQGHSHPKIVEALVEQASKLALTSRAFYNSKLGEYEQKITSLLGFDKVLPMNSGAEAVETAVKLARKWSYEVKGIAENAAKIIVCENNFHGRTTTIVSFSNDPDANQNYGPFTPGFIRIPYNDIAALEEVLSKEAGNIAAFLVEPIQGEAGVYVPNEGFLKQSSELCKKHNVLFIADEVQTGIARTGKLIACHHEDVQPDILILGKALSGGMYPVSAVLANNNIMDVIKPGQHGSTFGGNPLACAVAMAALDVVQDEKLSERAEKLGNLFRSEIEKLIEKTDLITKVRGKGLLNAILINDTPDSSTAWNLCLALKENGLLAKPTHGNIIRLAPPLVITEEQLLDCVKIIEKTILEF
- the accC gene encoding acetyl-CoA carboxylase biotin carboxylase subunit, translated to MFKKILIANRGEIAMRILRSAKEMGIKTVAVYSTADKDSLHVRFADEAVCIGPAPSKDSYLKIPNIIAAAEITNADAIHPGYGFLSENANFSRICQKNGIKFIGATPEQIEKMGDKATAKATMKAAGIPCVPGSDGLIDSYEHAVKIAKEIGYPVMIKATAGGGGKGMRAVWKEEDLKDHWDSAIQEAVAAFGNGGMYMEKLIEEPRHIEIQVAGDQNGRACHLSERDCSIQRRNQKLIEETPSPFMTPELREEMGNAAVKAAEYIGYEGVGTIEFLVDKHRNFYFMEMNTRIQVEHPITEQVIDYDLIREQILLAAGTPISGINHYPKLHAIECRINAEDPYTDFRPSPGVIKGLNIPGGHGVRVDTHVYSGYAIPPNYDSMIAKLITTAQTREEAIAKMKRALEEFYIEGVKTTIPFHRQLLDNEDFIAGNYTTKFMESFVMDKNYENHF